In Syntrophotaleaceae bacterium, the DNA window CCGGAATCCCTTCGACGACTTCATTCGACGGCAGATCGCGGAGGGAGACAAACCGTGCAAAGCCTCATTCGCCCGGGAAGTGCTTTCCCGGCTGTCGGCGGCCGGTTTCGACGAGGAAGAATCCCGGCGATATCTTGCTATTTTCTATCAGATCCGCCGGGCCTGGTATTTCATCGACCAGACCCTGGCCGGTCTTTCCCCATCCATGCGCAACCTGCGCCGTCGGCTCTGGAACAGCATCTTCACCAGCGATATAGAGCGCTACGAAAAGCTGCTGTGGAACCGGATGGAAGATTTTTCGACCCTCCTGCTGGGGGAGACGGGTACCGGCAAGGGTGCCGCCGCGGCGGCCATCGGCCGTTCCGGTTTTATCCCCTATGACGAGCAGAAAGATTGTTTCGCCGAGAGTTTTACCCGCAATTTCTTGCCCCTCAACCTCTCCCAGTATCCTGAAACCCTGATCGAATCGGAACTTTTCGGTCACCGTAAAGGGTCCTTTACCGGCGCCATCGGCGACTATGAAGGGGTGTTTTCCCGCTGTCCCGCCCACGGCTGCATCTTTCTGGATGAGATCGGCGATCTTTCCCTGCCGGTGCAGATCAAGCTGCTGCAGGTGCTGCAGGAACGTACCTTCCATCCCGTCGGCAGTCACGAACGGAAGCGGTTTCACGGCCGGGTGATCGCCGCCACCAACCGGCCTCTCGAGGAGATGCGCCGGGATGGACAGTTTCGCGACGACTTCTACTACCGCCTCTGTTCCGACATTATCGTCCTTCCCAGCTTGCGACAGCGTCTGGAAGAGGACCCCCGGGAGCTGGACGTGCTGGTGCGGACCGTGCTTCGCCGCATGCTCGGGTCGGAGGGGGAGGAGCTTGAGGGTTTCGTCATCGCCGCCCTGCTGGATTCCGTCGGACTCGATTACCATTGGCCGGGCAATGTGCGGGAGCTGGAACAGGCCGTCCGGCGGATTCTTGTTTCGGGGAGTTACCAGGGGGAATCGGCGGCCCCAACCGTTCCGGCGATCCATTCCTTTTTTGCAGAGAAAGGAGAGTTGACCGCCCGCCAGCTTTTGGCCGCCTATTGTGAGCTGCTTTTTCAGCGCTATGGAACCATCGAGCAGGTCGCCCGCCGGACCGGCCTTGACCGAAGAACGGTCAAGAAACATCTTGCCGATCGGTCTTTCTGACGAGTATTGCACTTCGCAAAATCCATATCACTTGATACCGTTTTGACAGGGTTTCATCCAAATCGAAATAGAAATCGGGATCGGATTTTGGCCTTTGATTTTGGTTTGGATACCGAGGGTTTTGTATTGCAGAAAGTGCCCCAAATCGAACATCGCCAAATCGAAAAGGCTAACACCCGATTTCGATTTGGATAGCGATTTCGATTTGGAAAAATCATCAAGAGAAAGCCACAACGGCGGGCGGCAGTAGGGAGGATGCCGCCCGCCGTCGTTTGACGGAGCAGTTTTGAAATTCAGCTGGCGCCTCTCAACCGGTCCACACTCAGGGGGCCGGGTCCGGCGAATGAGAGATAAAGGAACACAAAGCAGTACAGTACCGCCAGTTCCCCGTTGTTAAGTAAAGGCCAGAATCCCCGGGGAGCGTGGGCCATGAAATAGGCCACGGCCATCAGGCCTGACAGCACAAAGGCTACAGGCCGGGTGAAAAGACCCAACAGAACCAGGCCTCCTCCGAACAATTCGAGAACTCCGGCCAGGCCAATCAGCGAGAAAAGGGTGATTTCCATTGATGGTGGCGCCGGGATGCCGAAAAGTTTCTGCGCGCCGTGCTGCATGAAGAGCAGGGCCGTCACGATTCTGAGAAGACTTAGGGTCCAGGGGGCGTTTCTTGCCATGAAGGAGTGAGTTTCGCGCATTGTGTTTTCTCCTGTTGGTCAATTGGTATAACAGTCTATGGTTCTCATTATATCGGGTTTTTTCCATTTCGAAACCGACGTTCGGGATGCGGAGTGATTCGCGGTTCGGCTTGTTGCCGGCCCAACCTGTGGTAGATTAGGAAAAAGCGCCGACCGATAAACCAGGAAAACGCTCC includes these proteins:
- a CDS encoding DoxX family protein, whose product is MRETHSFMARNAPWTLSLLRIVTALLFMQHGAQKLFGIPAPPSMEITLFSLIGLAGVLELFGGGLVLLGLFTRPVAFVLSGLMAVAYFMAHAPRGFWPLLNNGELAVLYCFVFLYLSFAGPGPLSVDRLRGAS
- a CDS encoding sigma 54-interacting transcriptional regulator, with the protein product MNRQRKLTVEDRRTFELINRAAFANPFGPEREELDRQISGENSSLGREQLFDRAVVRAGEVLRRLGPADLRLYDAEDRDILRHAFLFEIFHQFRNPFDDFIRRQIAEGDKPCKASFAREVLSRLSAAGFDEEESRRYLAIFYQIRRAWYFIDQTLAGLSPSMRNLRRRLWNSIFTSDIERYEKLLWNRMEDFSTLLLGETGTGKGAAAAAIGRSGFIPYDEQKDCFAESFTRNFLPLNLSQYPETLIESELFGHRKGSFTGAIGDYEGVFSRCPAHGCIFLDEIGDLSLPVQIKLLQVLQERTFHPVGSHERKRFHGRVIAATNRPLEEMRRDGQFRDDFYYRLCSDIIVLPSLRQRLEEDPRELDVLVRTVLRRMLGSEGEELEGFVIAALLDSVGLDYHWPGNVRELEQAVRRILVSGSYQGESAAPTVPAIHSFFAEKGELTARQLLAAYCELLFQRYGTIEQVARRTGLDRRTVKKHLADRSF